A stretch of the Symmachiella macrocystis genome encodes the following:
- a CDS encoding FHA domain-containing protein has product MLLGELVPIGGGDPIPLLKDKLQVGRRPNCDIVLRFPNVSSYHCELELIEGHWLVTDLDSRNGTKVNGERVTRRWAFPGDQIGFAKHKFEIFYTAVGDAPPEVEGAEAPEVFGQSLMEKAGLVRRKPKRAPLPPSSKPIKEVAMAASDSDESIALDWLSDVEED; this is encoded by the coding sequence ATGTTATTAGGAGAGCTCGTCCCAATCGGCGGTGGGGACCCCATTCCGCTTCTAAAGGACAAGCTGCAGGTTGGTCGTCGCCCCAACTGCGACATCGTTCTGCGGTTCCCCAACGTCTCTTCGTATCATTGCGAATTGGAGTTGATCGAAGGTCATTGGTTGGTCACCGATCTTGATAGTCGCAACGGGACGAAGGTGAACGGCGAACGTGTCACGCGCAGATGGGCTTTCCCCGGCGATCAAATCGGCTTCGCCAAACATAAGTTCGAGATTTTCTACACAGCCGTGGGCGATGCACCACCGGAAGTCGAGGGTGCGGAAGCCCCGGAAGTCTTCGGTCAAAGCCTGATGGAAAAAGCCGGCCTCGTCCGCCGCAAACCAAAACGCGCCCCGTTGCCGCCCTCGTCCAAGCCGATCAAAGAAGTCGCCATGGCTGCTTCGGACAGCGATGAGTCAATCGCATTGGATTGGCTGTCGGATGTTGAAGAAGATTGA
- the rsgA gene encoding ribosome small subunit-dependent GTPase A, which yields MGKRKQKIRVALRKNRQKKPRRQNDFTHEDLEDSNLAHGERVSGKGDLTRHRTIIGVEGDENTGLTIDVDMSQCRAGRVLSVHRSGFIVQADNGERFECVVRNVVRAIASDQRTAVVAGDQVMFQPTVNEQGVIERVEPRTSTLSREVRGQEHVLVANVDQVLIVASSADPPLKPSLLDRYLVSAAVGDIAPLICINKADLSNLAALQPIIGLYSQLGYTVVTTSTVSGYGIPRLRELLRNRETVLTGQSGVGKSSLLNALQPGLKLRTGEVSGDSRKGKHTTTSANLLELNFGGWVVDTPGVRQFGLWDTFPEEVEGYFVEFHPFVRDCRYPDCTHTHETDCGIKQAVARGLISECRFESYQRITAGDLV from the coding sequence TTGGGTAAACGTAAACAGAAAATTCGAGTTGCCCTGCGTAAAAACCGCCAAAAGAAGCCGCGGCGTCAAAATGATTTTACGCACGAAGACCTGGAGGATTCTAACCTTGCGCATGGCGAACGTGTTTCCGGCAAAGGGGATCTGACGCGACACCGGACCATCATCGGTGTCGAAGGCGATGAAAACACTGGCCTGACGATCGATGTCGATATGAGCCAATGCCGCGCCGGTCGGGTTCTGAGCGTGCATCGTTCCGGATTCATTGTGCAAGCCGATAACGGCGAGCGCTTCGAATGCGTTGTCCGCAACGTGGTGCGTGCCATTGCCAGCGACCAACGGACCGCCGTGGTTGCCGGCGATCAAGTCATGTTTCAACCCACGGTCAATGAACAAGGCGTGATCGAACGGGTCGAACCGCGCACGAGCACACTCTCGCGAGAAGTCCGCGGCCAGGAACATGTTCTCGTCGCAAACGTTGATCAAGTCTTGATCGTCGCCTCCTCAGCCGACCCGCCGCTCAAACCGAGCCTACTGGACCGGTATCTGGTGAGCGCGGCGGTGGGAGACATCGCGCCGCTAATTTGTATCAATAAAGCCGACTTGTCGAATCTTGCGGCGCTGCAACCGATCATCGGCCTGTATAGCCAACTCGGCTATACAGTTGTGACGACTTCTACTGTGTCGGGCTACGGTATCCCCCGCTTGCGTGAACTATTACGCAATCGTGAAACGGTCCTCACCGGGCAAAGCGGCGTGGGAAAATCGTCGTTGCTCAATGCGCTGCAACCCGGCCTCAAACTGCGCACGGGTGAAGTCAGCGGCGATAGCCGCAAGGGAAAACACACCACGACCTCGGCAAATCTGCTGGAGTTGAATTTTGGAGGTTGGGTGGTCGATACACCGGGCGTCCGTCAATTCGGGTTGTGGGATACGTTTCCCGAAGAGGTGGAAGGCTACTTCGTGGAATTCCACCCGTTCGTCCGTGACTGCCGTTATCCCGATTGCACGCACACTCACGAAACGGACTGCGGAATCAAACAGGCCGTGGCGCGCGGCTTAATCTCC